From the Musa acuminata AAA Group cultivar baxijiao chromosome BXJ3-7, Cavendish_Baxijiao_AAA, whole genome shotgun sequence genome, one window contains:
- the LOC135643328 gene encoding protein DMP5-like, translating into MAPQPSATRYEKGAESQSGNGAQPPVVVDKTLSSAANLVKLLPSGTVLAFQALSPPFSNRGMCHTSNKYLTAALIQLCAAACAALSFTDSLKGGDGKLYYGVATLRGMYVLNYDGEEGERSGVLKDLRRYRLRVLDVVHALFAVVVFLTLAFSDSDVLNCFFPEASPNTRQLLVNLPLGAAFLSGVVFMVFPTTRKGIGYADMAHHQ; encoded by the coding sequence ATGGCGCCTCAACCATCTGCGACTCGGTATGAGAAAGGAGCGGAGTCGCAGTCGGGGAACGGAGCTCAGCCGCCGGTGGTAGTCGACAAGACGCTGTCGAGCGCAGCGAACCTGGTGAAGCTCCTGCCCAGCGGCACCGTGCTGGCCTTCCAAGCACTCTCGCCGCCCTTCTCCAACCGGGGCATGTGCCACACCTCCAACAAGTATCTCACCGCGGCCCTGATACAGCTCTGCGCCGCCGCCTGCGCCGCTCTCTCCTTCACCGACAGCCTCAAGGGCGGCGACGGCAAGCTGTACTACGGGGTGGCGACGCTGCGGGGGATGTACGTGCTCAACTACGACGGGGAGGAGGGAGAGCGGAGCGGGGTGCTGAAGGACCTGAGGAGGTACCGGCTGCGGGTGCTGGACGTCGTGCACGCGCTGTTCGCGGTGGTGGTGTTCCTGACGCTGGCCTTCAGTGACAGCGACGTGCTCAACTGCTTCTTCCCGGAGGCAAGCCCCAACACGAGGCAGCTCCTCGTGAACCTGCCGCTGGGAGCTGCGTTCTTGTCGGGCGTGGTGTTCATGGTCTTCCCCACCACCCGCAAGGGGATCGGCTACGCGGACATGGCGCATCACCAGTGA